Proteins from one Mesotoga sp. UBA6090 genomic window:
- a CDS encoding helix-turn-helix transcriptional regulator has translation MNVVFTDSIRQFRIRRGLNRRDLSRKSGLHKDAIQRIEAGEYKPTKNTCQRIADALEVDLSEIYGTDGTMDKVNLLRAALREVEERLDVICKVVDATNNFIERIDSEDAEIDEQAHKCLTQVMQILKR, from the coding sequence ATGAACGTAGTCTTCACGGATTCAATAAGACAGTTCAGGATACGCAGAGGACTGAACAGAAGGGATCTTAGCAGAAAGTCAGGACTGCATAAGGACGCAATTCAACGTATTGAGGCTGGCGAGTATAAACCGACGAAAAATACTTGTCAGAGAATAGCCGATGCTCTCGAGGTCGATCTTTCAGAGATTTACGGAACTGACGGAACGATGGATAAGGTGAATTTATTAAGAGCGGCATTGAGAGAAGTTGAAGAGAGGTTAGACGTTATTTGCAAAGTTGTAGATGCAACAAACAACTTCATAGAACGAATCGATAGTGAAGATGCCGAGATCGACGAGCAAGCGCATAAGTGCCTTACTCAGGTAATGCAAATACTCAAGAGGTGA
- a CDS encoding YopX family protein, translating to MNWKFRIWSLSEMKMYSPTKIEVCMSETTAKIFDGKKHRTLMNNKLVGIEQFKLMANVGIRDGEGKEIYDQDILETEKGRGVVYFQPTRGAYVVNLFGKGEVMFDEVKCSVKVLGDVFRNPKLIAESVEVM from the coding sequence ATGAACTGGAAGTTTAGGATATGGAGCTTATCAGAAATGAAAATGTATTCTCCTACGAAGATTGAAGTATGTATGTCCGAAACCACAGCGAAGATATTCGACGGAAAGAAGCACCGCACACTCATGAATAACAAGCTGGTTGGTATTGAGCAATTCAAGCTCATGGCAAACGTCGGTATTAGAGACGGCGAAGGAAAAGAAATCTACGATCAGGACATACTCGAAACAGAAAAAGGGAGGGGGGTAGTGTACTTTCAGCCAACACGCGGAGCGTATGTAGTCAACCTGTTCGGCAAGGGAGAGGTAATGTTCGATGAAGTCAAGTGTTCCGTCAAAGTTCTCGGCGATGTTTTTCGGAATCCCAAATTGATTGCAGAATCTGTTGAGGTGATGTAA
- a CDS encoding nucleoside triphosphate pyrophosphohydrolase family protein, whose amino-acid sequence MTYNEFAEDVIRTINHGLDEDNHILCGIMGLVGEAGELADAIKKVYFQGHRLDTEKMKDELGDVLFYFAYLSETLGIRIEDIMKYNVAKRAERYPYGFETERSVNR is encoded by the coding sequence ATGACTTATAACGAATTTGCGGAAGATGTTATCAGGACAATAAATCACGGATTAGATGAGGACAACCACATATTGTGCGGAATCATGGGGCTTGTCGGTGAAGCTGGAGAACTTGCTGACGCGATAAAGAAAGTCTATTTTCAGGGTCACAGGTTAGACACGGAAAAGATGAAAGACGAGCTTGGAGACGTTCTGTTCTACTTTGCGTATTTATCTGAAACGCTTGGAATACGCATAGAAGACATTATGAAATACAACGTAGCGAAGAGGGCCGAGAGATACCCTTACGGATTTGAGACAGAAAGGAGCGTGAACAGATGA